One Nonomuraea angiospora DNA segment encodes these proteins:
- a CDS encoding sugar isomerase domain-containing protein, translating into MIDQSAYALIAGSAVDRLLTAERDAIERAGALIHASLRAGGVLQAFGTGHSRSVALELTGRAGGLVPVNQLGIRDLAYYGDASPRDILDPKIEREPGLAARIWELADIRPEDVFVIISNSGGNAAIVEMARLAVRRGHPVIAITSREHTAAVAVEERLADLAQVVIDNGAPYGDATLPLPGGGSACGVSTLTGVLAAQLLVAEVVGRFLAAGEPPPVFRSANTPGGDAHNARLLDRYGPRVRLGDA; encoded by the coding sequence GTGATCGACCAGAGCGCGTACGCGCTGATCGCCGGATCGGCCGTGGACCGGCTGCTCACCGCCGAACGCGACGCGATCGAACGCGCCGGCGCGCTGATCCACGCCTCGTTGCGCGCGGGCGGGGTGCTCCAGGCGTTCGGCACCGGCCATTCGAGGTCCGTGGCGCTGGAGCTCACCGGCCGGGCGGGCGGCCTGGTGCCGGTCAACCAGCTCGGCATCCGCGACCTCGCCTACTACGGCGACGCCTCGCCGCGCGACATCCTCGACCCGAAGATCGAGCGCGAGCCCGGCCTGGCCGCACGCATATGGGAGCTGGCCGACATCCGGCCCGAGGACGTCTTCGTGATCATCTCGAACTCCGGCGGCAACGCGGCGATCGTCGAGATGGCCCGCCTCGCGGTCCGGCGCGGGCACCCGGTGATCGCCATCACCTCTCGCGAGCACACCGCCGCGGTGGCCGTCGAGGAGCGGCTGGCCGACCTGGCCCAGGTGGTCATCGACAACGGGGCGCCGTACGGCGACGCCACGCTGCCGCTGCCGGGCGGCGGCAGCGCCTGCGGCGTCTCGACCCTCACCGGCGTGCTGGCCGCCCAGCTCCTGGTCGCCGAGGTCGTCGGCCGCTTCCTCGCGGCCGGCGAGCCGCCGCCCGTCTTCAGGTCGGCCAACACCCCGGGCGGCGACGCGCACAACGCCCGGCTGCTGGACAGGTACGGCCCGCGCGTGCGCCTCGGCGACGCCTAA
- a CDS encoding ABC transporter substrate-binding protein, whose product MSRRRALGAGALALALMSSGCVAGTSGSTSGGQADDQPFEGEVEFWTINLKKNFGAYIDGLIAQYQKEHPKVTVKWVDVPGQDIATKLLAAVASGDVPDAVNIASSDLGRFTPSLAPLDELLKPADLADFQPNLIDSLRVAGKLYAVPWYNGGAPVGIYRKSVVSKAGFDEKAPPKTYAEALALADKVYAETKVYGSNDVPGVNAASVLRYYGVELLSADKKTATFNTPEVAKLLDTFKASYDKHGIAPGSISKDVRNYPQTLENGQIAMAASASAATLVNVEKNAPDVYKDLLVTEPVQTRTGGYLLLAQQTVAIPKASRHQRAAAEFVKFFTNGANQLAFCKLVPIYPSTISSTKDAFFADITGDSPTDVARRLIVKGLPKLEYVPLGTAKDAELGEALSEEIRAFLQGSKSAKEALDAAEKQWNDALA is encoded by the coding sequence ATGTCGAGGAGAAGAGCGTTGGGGGCAGGCGCGCTCGCGCTGGCTCTCATGTCGTCCGGCTGCGTGGCCGGAACGTCGGGCAGCACGTCGGGGGGACAGGCGGACGACCAGCCGTTCGAGGGGGAGGTCGAGTTCTGGACGATCAACCTGAAGAAGAACTTCGGCGCCTACATCGACGGGCTGATCGCCCAGTACCAGAAGGAGCACCCCAAGGTCACCGTCAAGTGGGTCGACGTGCCCGGGCAGGACATCGCGACCAAGCTGCTCGCCGCGGTCGCCAGCGGCGACGTCCCCGACGCGGTCAACATCGCCTCCTCCGACCTCGGCCGGTTCACCCCGTCGCTGGCCCCGCTCGACGAGCTGCTCAAGCCCGCCGACCTCGCCGACTTCCAGCCGAACCTGATCGACTCGCTGCGCGTGGCGGGCAAGCTGTACGCCGTGCCGTGGTACAACGGCGGCGCGCCCGTCGGCATCTACCGCAAGTCCGTCGTCAGCAAGGCGGGCTTCGACGAGAAGGCCCCGCCCAAGACCTACGCCGAGGCCCTCGCCCTGGCCGACAAGGTCTACGCCGAGACCAAGGTCTACGGCAGCAACGACGTCCCCGGCGTCAACGCCGCCTCGGTGCTGCGCTACTACGGCGTCGAGCTGCTGAGCGCCGACAAGAAGACGGCGACGTTCAACACGCCCGAGGTCGCCAAGCTGCTGGACACGTTCAAGGCGAGCTACGACAAGCACGGCATCGCGCCGGGATCGATCTCCAAGGACGTCCGGAACTACCCGCAGACCCTGGAGAACGGCCAGATCGCGATGGCGGCGAGCGCGTCGGCGGCGACGCTGGTCAACGTCGAGAAGAACGCCCCCGACGTCTACAAGGACCTGCTCGTCACCGAGCCCGTCCAGACCAGGACCGGCGGATACCTGCTGCTCGCCCAGCAGACCGTGGCCATCCCCAAGGCGTCCAGGCACCAGCGGGCGGCGGCGGAGTTCGTCAAGTTCTTCACCAACGGCGCCAACCAGCTCGCGTTCTGCAAGCTCGTGCCGATCTACCCCTCGACGATCTCCTCCACCAAGGACGCCTTCTTCGCCGACATCACCGGCGACTCCCCGACGGACGTCGCCCGCCGCCTGATCGTCAAGGGCCTGCCGAAGCTGGAGTACGTCCCGCTGGGCACGGCCAAGGACGCCGAGCTCGGCGAGGCGCTGTCGGAGGAGATCAGGGCCTTCCTCCAGGGATCCAAGAGCGCCAAGGAGGCGCTCGACGCCGCAGAGAAGCAATGGAATGACGCACTTGCCTAA
- a CDS encoding Gfo/Idh/MocA family protein, translating into MTHLPKLRVGIIGAGIMGRGHAEVLSAHPDAEVTAVARRPLDAAPQAAVHPGYRELIDSGTVDAVSITTPDHLHADVMVAAAEAGLHILVEKPFTTTVEDADRSVAAIRQAGVTAMCLFNHRWVPAYAQAKQQMELIGEPVVGYARKDDTIHVPTEMIGWADRTTCAWFLSSHDIDLVTWLYDDHVVEVFATARHGKLRGMGIDTPDAMQIQARFSRGAVATFESAWIYPNTFPTMVDSYVTVAGESGVIQLDRQKENIQLATEKSYSYPRNMLQRVVHGIPAGAYRDAIHHFVDCARTGAEPLVSVESSRHVTAVLAAAHESARTGRPVTCS; encoded by the coding sequence ATGACGCACTTGCCTAAGCTCAGAGTCGGGATCATCGGCGCCGGGATCATGGGTCGCGGCCACGCCGAGGTCCTGTCCGCCCACCCGGACGCCGAGGTCACCGCCGTCGCGCGCCGTCCTCTCGACGCCGCCCCGCAGGCGGCCGTCCATCCCGGCTACCGCGAACTGATCGACTCCGGCACGGTCGACGCCGTGTCGATCACCACCCCCGACCACCTGCACGCGGACGTGATGGTGGCGGCCGCGGAGGCCGGGCTGCACATCCTGGTCGAGAAGCCGTTCACGACCACGGTCGAGGACGCCGACCGGTCCGTGGCCGCGATCCGGCAGGCGGGCGTCACCGCGATGTGCCTGTTCAACCACCGCTGGGTGCCCGCGTACGCGCAGGCCAAGCAGCAGATGGAGCTGATCGGCGAGCCGGTCGTGGGCTACGCCCGCAAGGACGACACGATCCACGTGCCCACCGAGATGATCGGCTGGGCCGACCGGACGACCTGCGCCTGGTTCCTGTCGAGCCACGACATCGACCTGGTGACCTGGCTCTACGACGACCACGTGGTGGAGGTGTTCGCCACCGCCCGCCACGGCAAGCTGCGCGGGATGGGCATCGACACCCCCGACGCGATGCAGATCCAGGCCCGCTTCAGCCGGGGCGCCGTGGCCACCTTCGAGTCGGCCTGGATCTACCCGAACACCTTCCCGACCATGGTCGACAGCTACGTCACCGTGGCCGGCGAGTCGGGCGTCATCCAGCTCGACCGGCAGAAGGAGAACATCCAGCTCGCCACCGAGAAGTCCTACTCCTACCCGCGCAACATGCTCCAGCGGGTCGTGCACGGCATCCCGGCGGGCGCCTACCGCGACGCGATCCACCACTTCGTCGACTGCGCCCGTACCGGGGCCGAGCCGCTGGTCAGCGTGGAGAGCTCGCGGCACGTGACCGCCGTGCTCGCCGCCGCGCACGAGTCCGCCCGTACGGGACGGCCGGTGACATGTTCGTAG
- a CDS encoding amidohydrolase family protein — MNAITSALWQRRPQTSVRIVDAHAHAGPYSLFFIPEASPGAMVRVMDRCGVAHAVISSHLAIQLDAAAGNAATAEAVERAPDRFTGYLTINPWQDPGGELAKWGADPLFGGIKLHPDLHDYPLTGRRYAGVWEFAQRTGCPVLTHTYDGSPYNDLAAVDAVASEHPDVVIIAGHAGATPLGIERAIEVAQRRPGVILEVCGSFNTGPDIARMVRELGAGRVVYGSDFPFIDLRISLGRVIFSGLAEGDQAAVLGATMTRLLQWRSGLG; from the coding sequence GTGAACGCGATCACCTCGGCGCTGTGGCAGCGCCGCCCGCAGACCAGCGTCCGGATCGTCGACGCGCACGCGCACGCCGGCCCCTACAGCCTGTTCTTCATCCCCGAGGCCTCCCCCGGCGCGATGGTCCGGGTGATGGACCGGTGCGGCGTGGCGCACGCCGTCATCTCCAGCCACCTGGCGATCCAGCTCGACGCGGCGGCGGGGAACGCCGCGACCGCCGAGGCGGTGGAGCGCGCTCCGGACCGCTTCACCGGATACCTGACGATCAATCCCTGGCAGGACCCCGGCGGCGAGCTGGCCAAGTGGGGCGCGGACCCGCTCTTCGGCGGCATCAAGCTCCACCCCGACCTGCACGACTACCCGCTCACCGGCAGGCGCTACGCCGGCGTGTGGGAGTTCGCGCAGCGCACCGGCTGCCCGGTGCTCACCCACACCTACGACGGCTCCCCCTACAACGACCTGGCCGCCGTGGACGCGGTCGCGTCGGAGCACCCCGACGTGGTGATCATCGCGGGGCACGCGGGCGCGACCCCGCTGGGCATCGAGCGGGCCATCGAGGTGGCGCAGCGGCGTCCAGGGGTCATCCTGGAGGTGTGCGGGTCCTTCAACACCGGGCCGGACATCGCCAGGATGGTGCGGGAACTCGGGGCCGGCCGGGTGGTCTACGGGTCCGACTTCCCCTTCATCGATCTTCGGATCTCGCTGGGGAGGGTAATCTTCAGTGGCCTCGCAGAGGGGGACCAGGCCGCGGTGCTCGGTGCGACGATGACCCGCTTGCTGCAGTGGAGATCCGGACTGGGGTGA
- a CDS encoding carbohydrate ABC transporter permease, with translation MRPVAASRIPGQRWYTPYLFPLPALVLFGVFFAWPAVTAVQLSFTDYDGVSPPVFTGLDNFVEILGDARFWTALRNSLVFLVGLFPLLVVLPLPLAVLVNQKLPGIRTFRMLYYLPVVTSMVAVAVAWNYVFHQQGVVNWLLTGLGILDEPIQYLLDPVWALPALILVEGWKNMGVYMMVYLAGLQTIPSELYEAARIDGANGWHRMRRITVPLMVPYIAVTVTMAMLDAMQAFTTVFVMTKGGPQDATLMLGYYIWAEAFEKYDMGYASAVGLVLWVLLIVMALLNYRLTSGRRETR, from the coding sequence GTGAGGCCGGTGGCCGCCAGCCGGATCCCAGGGCAGCGCTGGTACACGCCGTACCTCTTCCCCTTACCGGCCCTCGTGCTGTTCGGGGTGTTCTTCGCCTGGCCGGCCGTCACCGCGGTCCAGCTCTCCTTCACCGACTACGACGGCGTCAGCCCGCCCGTCTTCACCGGACTGGACAACTTCGTCGAGATCCTCGGGGACGCCAGGTTCTGGACCGCCCTGCGCAACTCGCTGGTGTTCCTCGTGGGCCTGTTCCCGCTGCTCGTCGTGCTCCCGCTGCCGCTGGCCGTGCTGGTGAACCAGAAGCTGCCCGGCATCAGGACGTTCCGGATGCTCTACTACCTGCCGGTCGTGACCTCGATGGTCGCGGTCGCGGTGGCCTGGAACTACGTCTTCCACCAGCAGGGCGTGGTCAACTGGCTGCTCACCGGCCTGGGCATCCTGGACGAGCCCATCCAGTACCTCCTCGACCCCGTCTGGGCGCTGCCCGCGCTGATCCTGGTCGAGGGCTGGAAGAACATGGGCGTCTACATGATGGTCTACCTCGCCGGCCTCCAGACGATCCCGTCGGAGCTCTACGAGGCCGCCAGGATAGACGGCGCCAACGGCTGGCACCGGATGCGGCGCATCACCGTCCCGCTGATGGTCCCCTACATCGCGGTCACCGTCACCATGGCCATGCTCGACGCGATGCAGGCGTTCACGACCGTCTTCGTGATGACCAAGGGTGGCCCGCAGGACGCCACCCTGATGCTCGGCTACTACATCTGGGCCGAGGCGTTCGAGAAGTACGACATGGGCTACGCCAGCGCCGTCGGCCTCGTCCTGTGGGTCCTGCTGATCGTGATGGCCCTGCTCAACTACCGGCTCACCAGCGGAAGGAGGGAGACCCGTTGA
- a CDS encoding carbohydrate ABC transporter permease, whose protein sequence is MNRWIRRAGMYVLLTAIALAFVGPFLILLSAALKPAGQAVFSFPPDIIPRPPVLTWAKEAWTAIPFPRYLLNSAFLVAVMVPLYILVSALCAYPLAQLVFRGRSLIFFAILATMFLPGEVMLLPRFLVVSQIGMADSYLGVILPGLLSAFGIFLLRQTFAGVPREIVDAARTDGCHELRIFWHVMLPAARPTLAILGVFGFISVWNSFIWPMVVLKDSSLYPISLGIAYLAGITGTDIRSLAAGTIISILPVVVFFMIMQRHVLEGMRGAVKS, encoded by the coding sequence TTGAACCGGTGGATCCGCCGCGCGGGGATGTACGTGCTGCTCACCGCGATCGCCCTGGCGTTCGTCGGCCCCTTTCTCATCCTGCTGTCGGCGGCGTTGAAGCCGGCCGGCCAGGCCGTCTTCTCCTTCCCGCCGGACATCATCCCCCGGCCCCCGGTGCTCACCTGGGCCAAGGAGGCGTGGACGGCCATCCCGTTCCCGCGCTACCTGCTCAACTCCGCGTTCCTCGTGGCCGTGATGGTGCCGCTCTACATCCTGGTGTCGGCGCTGTGCGCGTACCCGCTGGCGCAGCTGGTCTTCCGCGGGCGGAGCCTGATCTTCTTCGCGATCCTCGCCACCATGTTCCTGCCCGGCGAGGTGATGCTGCTGCCGAGGTTCCTGGTGGTCTCCCAGATCGGGATGGCCGACAGCTACCTGGGCGTGATCCTGCCCGGCCTGCTGTCGGCGTTCGGGATCTTCCTGCTCCGGCAGACCTTCGCCGGGGTGCCGCGCGAGATCGTGGACGCCGCCAGGACCGACGGCTGCCACGAGCTGCGCATCTTCTGGCACGTCATGCTGCCGGCCGCCCGCCCCACCCTGGCGATCCTCGGCGTCTTCGGCTTCATCTCGGTCTGGAACAGCTTCATCTGGCCGATGGTCGTGCTGAAGGACTCCTCCCTCTATCCCATCTCGCTGGGGATCGCCTACCTGGCCGGGATCACCGGCACCGACATCCGCAGCCTGGCGGCGGGCACGATCATCTCGATCCTGCCCGTGGTCGTCTTCTTCATGATCATGCAACGACACGTCCTCGAAGGCATGCGCGGCGCGGTCAAGAGCTGA
- the hisC gene encoding histidinol-phosphate transaminase has product MPRFRHILDTMAAYKPGKVVAAPDGRSYKLSSNESPYDPLPSVVEAIAEGARQINRYPDPGAVGLTEAIAERFGVPADNIALGAGSVTVAQQLFESIGEPGVEVVYAWRSFEAYPLLADLAGVKSVMVPLAGEDHDLDAMAEAINERTRMVFVCNPNNPTGTSIRRGALEAFLDRVPEHVLVVLDEAYREYVRDEDVPDGLTLYRDRPNVCVLRTFSKAYGLAGLRVGYLVAHEPVATAIRKTIIPFAVNHLAQVAAIASLKAEDELLERVEHVVKERTRVREALIAQGWTVPPTEANFVWLRLGERTLDFAAACAVEGVAVRPFAGEGARVSIGSPEANDAFLTAAAAFRG; this is encoded by the coding sequence ATGCCTCGTTTCCGCCACATCCTGGACACCATGGCCGCCTACAAGCCGGGCAAGGTCGTAGCGGCCCCCGACGGCCGGTCGTACAAGCTGTCCTCCAACGAATCCCCGTACGACCCGCTGCCGTCCGTGGTCGAGGCGATCGCCGAGGGGGCGCGGCAGATCAACCGCTACCCCGACCCCGGCGCCGTCGGGCTGACGGAGGCCATCGCGGAGCGGTTCGGGGTGCCGGCCGACAACATCGCGCTCGGCGCGGGGTCGGTCACGGTGGCGCAGCAGCTGTTCGAGTCGATCGGGGAGCCCGGGGTCGAGGTCGTCTACGCGTGGCGGTCGTTCGAGGCGTACCCGCTGCTGGCCGACCTCGCCGGCGTGAAGTCGGTCATGGTGCCGCTGGCGGGGGAGGACCACGACCTGGACGCCATGGCGGAGGCGATCAACGAGCGCACGCGCATGGTGTTCGTGTGCAACCCGAACAACCCGACCGGCACCTCGATCCGCCGGGGGGCGCTGGAAGCGTTCCTGGACCGGGTGCCCGAGCACGTGCTGGTGGTGCTGGACGAGGCCTACCGCGAGTACGTGCGCGACGAGGACGTCCCCGACGGCCTCACCCTCTACCGCGACCGGCCGAACGTCTGCGTGCTGCGCACGTTCTCCAAGGCGTACGGGCTGGCGGGCCTGCGGGTCGGCTACCTGGTCGCGCACGAGCCGGTGGCGACGGCGATCCGCAAGACGATCATCCCGTTCGCGGTCAACCACCTCGCCCAGGTCGCGGCCATCGCCTCGCTCAAGGCCGAGGACGAGCTGCTGGAGCGGGTCGAGCACGTGGTCAAGGAGCGTACGAGGGTCCGCGAGGCGCTGATCGCCCAGGGCTGGACGGTGCCGCCCACCGAGGCCAACTTCGTCTGGCTCAGGCTCGGCGAGCGCACCCTCGACTTCGCGGCCGCCTGCGCCGTGGAGGGGGTGGCGGTGCGGCCGTTCGCCGGGGAGGGCGCGCGGGTGTCCATCGGCTCCCCCGAGGCGAACGACGCGTTCCTCACCGCCGCCGCTGCCTTCCGCGGCTGA
- a CDS encoding GTP cyclohydrolase IIa — translation MEIRTGVIKIMDRLRSESRPRVTIGVVGPHDLVEQIMMIGAGLPAAADWRLVGAPHAEEHETYDKFSRIADSIDVVLFTGPLQHDLARQAGELTVPATFVPMSGASLYASLLRGVLTHGIDPARVSIDSLPAADVDEAYGEIGVSTAGVHLSEYDRPESARGFGAFHEELYRQGQTTAALTTIRSVANKLSAAGVPVLRLLPTSHTLRLALNTAALLGTGSRLEDAQIAIVVVELAASAKPSYSGPGNYWQQELKLSLHRSLLADARLMGATVAPRDENGYVVTATVGALGQATEGFRMAPFMDRIRSDVGVDVEVGVGLGSTARDADANAVAAVEKARNAGATAAYLVGGDGTVLSLPVRRRKRQDEPIVATKAAKLLERLVEGLHDGDSMVVDAEIVAEVLSISPRSARRVLQSLAEEGLAWPMPPVKGTQAGRPRQPYRLVRA, via the coding sequence GTGGAGATCCGGACTGGGGTGATCAAGATCATGGACCGGCTGCGTTCCGAGTCGCGGCCCAGGGTGACGATCGGCGTCGTGGGGCCGCACGATCTCGTCGAGCAGATCATGATGATCGGCGCCGGCCTGCCGGCCGCCGCCGACTGGCGGCTGGTCGGCGCGCCTCATGCCGAGGAGCACGAGACCTACGACAAGTTCTCGAGGATCGCCGACAGCATCGACGTGGTGCTGTTCACCGGGCCCCTCCAGCACGACCTGGCCAGGCAGGCGGGCGAGCTGACCGTCCCCGCCACCTTCGTGCCCATGAGCGGGGCCAGCCTGTACGCCAGCCTGCTGCGCGGGGTGCTCACCCACGGGATCGACCCGGCCAGGGTGAGCATCGACTCGCTGCCCGCCGCCGACGTGGACGAGGCGTACGGCGAGATCGGCGTGAGCACGGCCGGCGTGCACCTTTCCGAGTACGACCGGCCGGAGTCGGCGCGCGGCTTCGGCGCCTTCCACGAGGAGCTCTACCGCCAGGGCCAGACCACCGCGGCGCTGACCACGATAAGGAGCGTCGCCAACAAGCTGAGCGCCGCCGGCGTGCCCGTGCTGCGCCTGCTGCCGACCTCCCACACGCTGCGCCTCGCGCTCAACACCGCCGCCCTGCTCGGCACCGGCAGCAGGCTGGAGGACGCGCAGATCGCCATCGTGGTCGTCGAGCTCGCCGCCTCCGCCAAGCCCAGCTACTCCGGGCCGGGCAACTACTGGCAGCAGGAGCTGAAGCTGTCGCTGCACCGGTCGCTGCTCGCCGACGCGCGCCTGATGGGCGCCACCGTGGCGCCCCGCGACGAGAACGGCTACGTCGTCACCGCCACCGTGGGCGCGCTCGGCCAGGCCACCGAGGGGTTCAGGATGGCGCCGTTCATGGACCGGATCCGCTCCGACGTGGGCGTCGACGTCGAGGTCGGGGTCGGGCTGGGCAGCACCGCTCGCGACGCCGACGCCAACGCGGTGGCGGCCGTCGAGAAGGCCCGCAACGCGGGGGCGACCGCCGCGTACCTGGTCGGGGGCGACGGCACCGTGCTGTCGCTGCCGGTACGCCGGCGCAAGCGGCAGGACGAGCCGATCGTCGCCACCAAGGCGGCCAAGCTGCTCGAACGCCTGGTGGAGGGCCTCCACGACGGCGACTCGATGGTGGTCGACGCCGAGATCGTCGCGGAGGTGCTGTCGATCTCGCCGCGCAGCGCCCGCCGGGTCCTGCAGAGCCTCGCGGAGGAGGGCCTGGCCTGGCCGATGCCCCCGGTCAAGGGCACCCAGGCCGGCCGGCCCCGCCAGCCGTACCGGCTCGTGCGCGCTTAG
- a CDS encoding heparinase II/III family protein: MFVEKPPHVHPTRMRHIADEALLETLGAGSVAEARAWRRRRPVPAALGPEGADALLGIEVDFLDKGHGRSLLYGFHYLRWMSPLITAYAGTGDPRYAAGWDRLFSQWYDDRDRVEGDWPGLDVVWYSLGVRARAMYVTEALAAFAEEPALSDGCWLRMMKTVVGGARWSAEEHDEFRHGNWQFVNACELLHTARVFADLPEAGQWAEVAMARILEHLEQDVRADGGHHERSPSYHLMCLDNLERAVAVEPALARHPRRQAMYRWLSVLMTSGGWVPHLQDSGLIWPEGVGPAEGSHNLEASGYATFRHGDFHTVVNYGPYVGHELEPHSHHAALDFVLTGWGVPLAWEGGGPPSYDDPGYYDWYQATRAHNTLLVPGEGYTEDRRAACDLFSVSALADVFAGHHHGYSARHDRKIVFVKGDDPYWVVTDRIDAEAIWQIHGLSPWVGRDGGFAGTRGPGILVVPLEPPDEVLFRTGPARIPDPATRTAEYGEIHSLGLRRADGRFTVGIFPYRDAPPNVPKDWTVHADRR; encoded by the coding sequence ATGTTCGTAGAGAAGCCGCCGCACGTGCATCCCACGCGCATGCGGCACATCGCCGATGAGGCGCTGCTGGAAACGCTCGGGGCGGGCAGCGTCGCGGAGGCCAGGGCCTGGCGCCGGCGGCGGCCGGTCCCTGCGGCCCTCGGCCCGGAGGGCGCGGACGCCCTGCTCGGGATCGAGGTCGACTTCCTGGACAAGGGCCATGGCCGCTCGCTGCTGTACGGCTTCCACTACCTGCGCTGGATGTCCCCGCTGATCACGGCCTACGCCGGGACGGGGGACCCCCGCTACGCCGCCGGGTGGGACCGCCTGTTCAGCCAGTGGTACGACGACCGCGACCGGGTCGAGGGCGACTGGCCGGGGCTCGACGTGGTCTGGTACTCGCTCGGCGTCCGCGCCCGCGCCATGTACGTCACCGAGGCGCTGGCCGCCTTCGCGGAGGAGCCCGCGCTGAGCGACGGGTGCTGGCTGCGGATGATGAAGACCGTCGTCGGCGGCGCCAGGTGGTCGGCCGAGGAGCACGACGAGTTCCGCCACGGCAACTGGCAGTTCGTCAACGCGTGCGAGCTGCTGCACACGGCCAGGGTGTTCGCGGACCTCCCCGAGGCCGGACAGTGGGCCGAGGTCGCCATGGCCCGCATCCTGGAGCACCTCGAACAGGACGTGCGCGCCGACGGCGGCCACCACGAGCGCTCGCCCAGCTACCACCTCATGTGCCTGGACAACCTCGAACGGGCCGTGGCCGTCGAGCCCGCGCTCGCGCGGCACCCGCGCCGCCAGGCCATGTACCGCTGGCTGAGCGTCCTGATGACCTCCGGCGGCTGGGTGCCCCATCTGCAGGACAGCGGCCTGATCTGGCCGGAGGGCGTCGGACCGGCCGAGGGCTCGCACAACCTGGAGGCCAGCGGCTACGCCACCTTCCGCCACGGCGACTTCCACACCGTCGTCAACTACGGCCCCTACGTCGGGCACGAGCTCGAACCGCACAGCCACCACGCGGCGCTCGACTTCGTGCTGACGGGCTGGGGCGTGCCGCTGGCCTGGGAAGGGGGCGGCCCGCCGTCCTACGACGACCCCGGCTACTACGACTGGTACCAGGCGACCAGGGCGCACAACACGCTGCTCGTCCCGGGCGAGGGCTACACCGAGGACCGCCGCGCCGCCTGTGACCTGTTCTCGGTGTCCGCGCTGGCCGACGTCTTCGCGGGACACCACCACGGCTACAGCGCCCGGCACGACCGGAAGATCGTCTTCGTCAAGGGCGACGACCCGTACTGGGTCGTCACCGACCGGATCGACGCGGAGGCGATCTGGCAGATCCACGGCCTGTCGCCGTGGGTCGGGCGCGACGGCGGGTTCGCGGGCACCCGTGGCCCGGGAATCCTGGTGGTGCCGCTGGAACCGCCCGACGAGGTGCTGTTCAGGACGGGCCCGGCCAGGATCCCCGACCCCGCCACCAGGACCGCCGAGTACGGCGAGATCCACTCGCTCGGCCTGCGCCGCGCCGACGGCAGGTTCACCGTCGGCATCTTCCCCTACCGCGACGCACCCCCAAATGTCCCCAAGGATTGGACGGTTCATGCTGATCGACGCTGA
- a CDS encoding amidohydrolase family protein: MLIDADAMLGRYPRRDVGTGSITEALARMDRFGIAEAVVSHTLSWLHDPATGNRELLGLVAGHSRLRPCWVLLPGTCGETGTPDEFVTGALEGGVCAVRAYPADHGYDLAGRDCAAMLAAVAEAGLPLLVDAAQTGWAAVESVAGAHPKLRVVVGAIGYRQLRQAAGVLSRTGNVYLGLANLSSHCGLEWLVERYGERRLVFGTGAPLRDPAEAVTRLLWAELDDAAVAAIGAGTLLELLPVGAA, translated from the coding sequence ATGCTGATCGACGCTGACGCGATGCTCGGCCGCTACCCCCGCAGGGACGTGGGCACGGGCTCGATCACGGAGGCGCTGGCCAGGATGGACCGCTTCGGCATCGCGGAGGCCGTGGTCAGCCACACCCTGTCGTGGCTGCACGACCCCGCGACCGGCAACAGGGAGCTGCTCGGCCTGGTCGCCGGCCATTCCAGGCTGCGCCCCTGCTGGGTGCTGCTGCCCGGCACCTGCGGCGAGACCGGCACGCCGGACGAGTTCGTGACCGGGGCGCTGGAGGGCGGCGTGTGCGCCGTCCGCGCCTACCCCGCCGACCACGGCTACGACCTGGCCGGCCGCGACTGCGCGGCCATGCTCGCCGCCGTCGCCGAGGCCGGGCTGCCGCTGCTCGTGGACGCCGCCCAGACCGGTTGGGCCGCCGTGGAGTCCGTCGCCGGCGCGCACCCGAAGCTGCGGGTCGTGGTCGGCGCGATCGGCTACCGCCAGCTCAGGCAGGCGGCCGGGGTGCTCTCCCGCACCGGCAACGTCTACCTGGGGCTGGCCAACCTGTCCTCGCACTGCGGGCTCGAATGGCTCGTCGAGCGGTACGGCGAGCGCCGTCTCGTCTTCGGCACGGGGGCGCCGCTCAGGGACCCCGCCGAGGCCGTCACCCGGCTGCTGTGGGCGGAGCTCGACGACGCGGCCGTGGCCGCCATCGGCGCCGGCACCCTGCTGGAGCTGCTGCCCGTGGGGGCGGCGTGA